In Gossypium hirsutum isolate 1008001.06 chromosome D06, Gossypium_hirsutum_v2.1, whole genome shotgun sequence, one genomic interval encodes:
- the LOC107962394 gene encoding UDP-arabinose 4-epimerase 1, translated as MLNFARGRSQTRSTRSMPFAGMEYHDPKRKSNFVGKILMAAALTAVCIIMLKQSPTFGTPSQFSRHEEGVTHVLVTGGAGYIGSHAALRLLKESYRVTIVDNLSRGNIGAVKVLQELFPEPGRLQFIYADLGDAKAVNKIFSENAFDAVIHFAAVAYVGESTLDPLKYYHNITSNTLVVLEAMAAHGVNTLIYSSTCATYGEPEKMPITEETPQVPINPYGKAKKMAEDIILDFSKNSDMAVMILRYFNVIGSDPEGRLGEAPRPELREHGRISGACFDAARGIMPGLKVKGTDYNTHDGTCIRDYIDVTDLVDAHVKALQKAQPSKVGIYNVGTGKGRSVKEFVEACKKATGVDIKVDYLPRRPGDYAEVFSDPTKIRRELNWTAQHTDLKESLKTAWRWQKAHRDGYGAS; from the exons ATGCTAAATTTTGCCAGAGGAAGAAGCCAGACAAGGTCAACCAGATCTATGCCTTTTGCTG GCATGGAATACCATGATCCCAAAAGGAAGAGCAATTTTGTAGGAAAAATCCTTATGGCTGCTGCCCTTACAGCCGTTTGCATCATCATGCTCAAGCAATCTCCCACATTCGGTACTCCAAGTCAG TTCTCCCGACATGAAGAAGGTGTAACTCATGTTCTTGTAACTGGTGGTGCTGGCTATATTGGTTCACATGCTGCTTTACGACTTTTGAAGGAGTCATACCGTGTAACTATTGTG GACAATCTTTCACGTGGAAACATAGGTGCCGTTAAGGTTCTACAAGAGTTATTTCCAGAACCAGGAAGGCTTCAATTCATTTATGCTGATCTGGGGGATGCGAAAGCT gtaaataaaatattttcagaaaatgCATTTGATGCTGTAATACACTTTGCGGCTGTTGCATATGTTGGGGAGAGTACACTTGATCCTCTCAA GTATTATCACAACATTACTTCAAACACCTTGGTGGTGTTAGAGGCAATGGCTGCTCACGGTGTTAACACTCTGATATACTCTAGTACATGTGCCACATATGGGGAGCCTGAAAAGATGCCAATCACGGAAGAAACCCCACAG GTTCCAATCAATCCATATGGAAAAGCTAAGAAGATGGCAGAAGATATCATCTTGGATTTCTCCAAGAATTCAGACATGGCAGTTATGATCCTAAG ATACTTCAATGTGATTGGGTCAGATCCTGAAGGAAGATTAGGTGAAGCTCCCAGACCTGAGTTGCGTGAGCATGGACGAATTTCAGGTGCTTGTTTTGATGCAGCTCGTGGTATTATGCCTGGTCTAAAG GTCAAGGGAACAGACTATAACACACATGATGGGACTTGCATACGAGATTATATCGATGTTACTGACTTAGTCGATGCTCATGTTAAAGCTCTTCAAAAGGCACAACCCAGTAAAGTAGGAATCTACAATGTTGGCACTGGAAAAGGTAGATCGGTAAAAGAGTTTGTAGAGGCCTGTAAGAAAGCAACAGGGGTAGATATAAAAGTCGATTATCTTCCCCGCCGACCTGGTGATTACGCTGAAGTATTTAGCGACCCAACTAAGATCAGGCGTGAACTGAACTGGACAGCTCAACACACTGATCTCAAGGAGAGTTTAAAGACTGCATGGAGATGGCAAAAGGCGCACCGTGATGGATATGGAGCCTCTTAG